A window of the Trichoderma asperellum chromosome 6, complete sequence genome harbors these coding sequences:
- a CDS encoding uncharacterized protein (EggNog:ENOG41~TransMembrane:1 (i21-38o)~CAZy:GT71) yields the protein MMSGNLSVAHFGGYFHRRPRVVGALFIATAFALYYFFIINGAGDAILEAIYDPDTTNVSLNSILRTSNKYRRHPIEPPFKDKFWEVGQRSRNLSQWITILDSRWGSELPEEDRHMLVNAIDETAISLFPFLQPPDTKQDSTAPLGDLRSSFTKGSKGIVISAGGSDSSARFAGHLIASLRDVLGCTLPIQVAYAGENDLPKHRRDALSSLDKTHSTEFLDVWTVFDDSTLQLRRGGWAIKSFAALASRFEEVIVLDADAVFLQSPDALFEQHAYINNGAYLFHDRLLWQHGFQDRHKWWKDQIKEPSPAMNKSLVWTEDYAEECDSGVVVLDKSRPEVLVGLLHIAWQNTYAVRDEVSYKITYGDKETWWLGLELAGSKYEFEKHYGSILGWGKEDNKENNTVCSFVIAHVDEKDKLLWYNGSLLKNKLADPHGYEVPIYWMMDGKWKKGGKKDMSCMVDERVRWLSGEEVSVLQRSIEAAIQVDELLGLGGPN from the coding sequence ATGATGTCTGGCAACCTGAGTGTCGCCCATTTTGGCGGCTATTTCCATCGCCGGCCGAGAGTGGTGGGAGCCTTGTTTATTGCTACTGCATTTGcactttattactttttcaTCATAAACGGCGCCGGCGATGCTATTTTGGAAGCAATTTACGACCCAGACACGACTAATGTATCCCTCAATTCTATTCTGAGAACATCGAACAAGTATCGCAGGCACCCCATCGAGCCTCCCTTCAAAGACAAGTTTTGGGAGGTTGGTCAACGATCGAGGAATTTGAGTCAATGGATTACCATCCTTGATAGTCGATGGGGATCTGAGCTTCCAGAGGAAGATAGACACATGCTCGTCAACGCCATTGACGAGACtgccatctctctctttccctttctcCAGCCGCCGGACACTAAGCAAGACAGCACAGCGCCCCTTGGCGACTTACGGAGCTCCTTCACCAAAGGGTCAAAGGGAATTGTAATCTCTGCTGGGGGGAGTGATTCATCAGCAAGATTTGCGGGACACTTGATTGCTTCTCTCAGAGATGTTCTCGGTTGTACTCTGCCTATCCAAGTCGCCTATGCCGGGGAGAACGACCTGCCAAAACACCGTCGCGACGCCCTCTCATCGCTCGATAAAACACACAGCACAGAGTTCCTGGATGTATGGACTGTTTTTGATGATTCCACTCTGCAGTTGCGAAGAGGGGGTTGGGCCATCAAGTCATTTGCAGCTCTAGCATCCAGATTCGAAGAAGTCATCGTACTCGACGCGGATGCCGTATTTTTACAGTCGCCCGATGCCCTGTTTGAACAGCATGCCTACATCAACAATGGAGCCTACTTATTTCACGACCGGCTGCTGTGGCAACATGGGTTCCAAGACAGACACAAGTGGTGGAAAGACCAAATCAAGGAGCCGTCGCCGGCGATGAACAAATCCCTAGTCTGGACCGAAGATTACGCAGAGGAATGCGACTCAGGAGTCGTCGTTCTCGACAAGTCCCGGCCCGAGGTTTTGGTTGGTCTGCTTCACATAGCCTGGCAAAACACCTATGCTGTTCGAGATGAAGTGTCATACAAGATCACTTATGGAGACAAGGAGACTTGGTGGCTTGGACTGGAACTTGCCGGATCCAAGTATGAATTTGAGAAGCACTACGGATCGATTCTTGGATGGGGAAAAGAGGACAACAAAGAGAACAATACCGTGTGCAGCTTCGTTATTGCGCATGTGGACGAGAAGGACAAGCTGCTCTGGTATAACGGCAGCCTACTCAAGAACAAGCTGGCAGATCCGCATGGCTATGAAGTTCCGATATACTGGATGATGGATGGCAAATGGAAAAAAGGCGGGAAAAAGGACATGAGCTGCATGGTGGATGAAAGAGTTAGGTGGCTGAGTGGTGAGGAGGTGTCGGTATTACAACGCAGCATTGAAGCGGCTATTCAAGTCGATGAGCTTTTAGGGCTGGGTGGGCCGAATTAA
- a CDS encoding uncharacterized protein (TransMembrane:3 (i174-191o197-216i367-385o)~EggNog:ENOG41) — protein MNVDDHAMPSGQHYSATNRVPNIQEFMQRLDSEKKQRDAEIDAELRRNKRNPDVKIHRNELLEKKGTRKVRDPVTGKDVEIRDADMDFEEAVENPQMSVPNGNLGKHATIATSSQQSGEEYRYAQDVTAPPDPIQEGSTSDVPIRSEKTSVLFYKTPSVSYEPMFTALEMRSNLLCAGIFMGIVFFGRLFGGRLLGLIPLAICVTSGVHLWVQDLIRKGRDLEWSSEQERGETATINLIPESVEWMNTAIGVFWGMINPEMFAGVADTIEDVMAASVPGVIEHVRVADISQGSNPIRILNMRALPDSHVQDIKDEIHKENEKTMDEDELAAVSQAGAFYNMEVSIGYHAKPSGADIASKARNMGMQLVFYLGIKGLFGVPLPIWVELIGLVCTARVRLQLSPEPPFLKTMTITLMGIPKVQAGCTPMLQRGVNILNLPLISNFVNWAIKATASMYVAPKSLTLDMSKMLQGDDIKKETEAFGVIFIRIHKATGLSKQDQRGSKGGGSDPYITISWSKFGKPQFCTRVIQDNLNPVFEETCGLLVTSDLIKADEQLSVELWDSDRSSADDEVGKIELSIQELIQHPGKMFQHVSTLSGLKPDTVMPGELHWEVGFFGKTQFRKALRTDGHNVNVVKELGDKPEFHDEWGTIQNEEEDAAVHTPPDPLWPSGILSVVVHQIVGLELANVKGSNGNRKGREYEPARPEAGEVKEEQGKKLPSSYCTILINDDLIYKTRTKVVSSQPIFNAGTEKFVRDWRSCIVTVAVRDSRNREHDPIIGVVPLKLSDIMQTNSEVTRWYPLDGGIGFGRIRISLLFRSVELRLPPPQLGWDIGSFEFVSDTIVASNYAPASHVRLRLRTGGSTANVKRDHSVREGDSMVFNIGVPEGGKKLRLPVRFRYKSPVFIEFHPAGKRGPDAFAALWLLELVDNQEREFDIPLWKCNNPLRLSQNYITEENFASIPDLDIKEVGRVRFRGRFSAGTDMDHIRFVSDSDSRETIETWEACYAEGVRQQEVQPEVPELVQKLHDESLTQGRDVLAHADEKDKDRWLAKDGTDWTGAFGQDPQDLMNQHMSSADTEGHEHFEIDTDENDDDDEDGDGAIGMRRTETDPTYGSAPSEGSEDRHSLESAGTNTSRKSNASTGSKNPIKAYKNYKEKSRDLHRKQRGLMQWLPMRNARFAKDEAKYAVRKVKKMGALNGRTPDVESEI, from the exons ATGAATGTCGACGACCATGCCATGCCCTCTGGGCAGCACTACAGTGCCACCAACCGGGTGCCCAATATCCAGGAGTTTATGCAACGCCTTGACTCtgaaaaaaagcagcgaGACGCCGAGATCGATGCCGAGCTAAGGCGCAATAAGCGTAATCCAGATGTCAAGATTCATCGCAATGAGCTCCTCGAGAAAAAGGGCACTCGCAAAGTGCGCGATCCAGTGACGGGAAAAGATGTTGAGATTCGCGATGCCGACATGGACTTTGAAGAAGCAGTGGAAAACCCGCAA ATGTCTGTTCCCAACGGGAACTTGGGTAAACATGCCACAATAGCCACCTCATCTCAACAATCTGGAGAAGAATATCGCTATGCTCAGGATGTGACTGCGCCTCCCGACCCAATTCAAGAGGGGTCAACTTCCGATGTGCCTATTCGCAGTGAAAAGACGTCCGTCTTGTTTTACAAAACTCCATCAGTCAGCTATGAACCAATGTTTACCGCCCTTGAGATGCGGTCAAATCTCCTATGTGCTGGAATTTTCATGGGTATTGTCTTCTTTGGGAGGTTGTTTGGCGGTCGACTGCTTGGTCTGATCCCCCTGGCCATCTGCGTCACTTCTGGCGTCCACCTGTGGGTGCAGGATTTGATCCGAAAAGGACGAGACTTGGAGTGGTCTAGTGAGCAGGAACGTGGTGAAACCGCCACCATCAACCTGATCCCGGAGTCTGTTGAGTGGATGAATACTGCGATTGGCGTTTTTTGGGGTATGATTAATCCTGAAATGTTCGCTGGTGTTGCAGATAC CATTGAAGACGTCATGGCAGCATCTGTTCCTGGTGTTATTGAGCACGTGCGAGTTGCCGATATTTCCCAGGGCAGCAATCCTATTCGAATCCTCAATATGAGAGCCCTCCCCGATTCTCATGTCCAGGATATCAAGGACGAAATACACAAGGAGAATGAAAAGACaatggacgaagacgaacTCGCGGCTGTCTCCCAAGCCGGGGCATTCTACAACATGGAAGTTTCGATCGGGTACCATGCAAAGCCTTCTGGAGCTGATATCGCCTCCAAAGCCCGCAACATGGGCATGCAGCTTGTGTTTTACCTCGGAATCAAAGGTCTTTTCGGAGTCCCTCTTCCGATATGGGTTGAGCTGATTGGTCTCGTTTGTACCGCACGTGTTCGACTGCAGCTTAGCCCTGAGCCTCCATTCTTGAAGACTATGACGATAACGTTGATGGGTATTCCCAAAGTGCAAGCCGGCTGTACTCCAATGCTTCAAAGAGGCGTCAACATTTTGAATTTACCCCTCATCTCTAATTTCGTAAATTGGGCCATCAAGGCTACAGCCTCCATGTATGTTGCTCCCAAGAGCTTGACTCTGGATATGAGCAAGATGCTGCAAGGAGACGACATCAAGAAGGAGACGGAAGCATTtggcgtcatcttcatcagaATCCACAAAGCTACTGGCCTCAGCAAGCAAGACCAGCGTGGTAGCAAGGGTGGAGGTTCCGATCCGTACATCACTATTAGCTGGAGCAAGTTTGGGAAGCCTCAATTCTGTACCCGAGTCATACAAGACAATCTCAATCCTGTCTTCGAAGAGACCTGCGGCTTACTAGTTACCAGTGACCTCATCAAAGCTGATGAGCAGCTATCAGTGGAGCTTTGGGATAGTGATCGATCGtctgctgatgatgaagttgGAAAAATTGAACTAAGCATCCAGGAGCTCATCCAGCACCCCGGAAAGATGTTCCAGCATGTGTCTACGCTGAGCGGACTCAAACCTGACACCGTTATGCCTGGTGAACTCCATTGGGAAGTTGGATTTTTCGGCAAGACGCAGTTCCGTAAAGCGCTTCGCACTGATGGCCACAACGTTAATGTGGTAAAAGAGCTTGGCGACAAACCCGAATTTCATGACGAATGGGGCACCATCCAaaacgaggaggaggacgccGCGGTCCACACTCCACCTGATCCTCTTTGGCCATCGGGTATCCTCAGCGTTGTTGTCCATCAGATTGTGGGCTTGGAGCTAGCTAACGTCAAAGGCTCCAATGGAAACCGCAAAGGCAGAGAGTATGAGCCTGCAAGGCCAGAAGCCGGTGAAGTCAAGGAAGAGCAAGGCAAGAAACTGCCAAGCTCCTACTGCACCATACTTATCAATGATGATTTGATTTACAAGACACGAACCAAAGTAGTGTCATCACAGCCAATCTTCAATGCAGGCACTGAGAAGTTTGTCCGGGATTGGCGCTCTTGCATTGTTACCGTTGCTGTTCGAGACTCTCGCAATAGAGAGCACGATCCGATAATCGGAGTGGTTCCCCTAAAGCTATCCGATATCATGCAAACCAACAGTGAGGTAACACGATGGTATCCTCTTGATGGAGGTATCGGCTTCGGCCGCATCCGTATCTCCCTACTCTTCCGGTCTGTTGAGCTCAGGCTGCCACCCCCACAGCTGGGCTGGGATATAGGATCGTTTGAGTTTGTTTCCGATACAATCGTAGCTTCTAATTATGCGCCAGCTAGCCACGTTCGGCTCCGGCTACGCACTGGAGGCTCTACTGCCAATGTGAAGAGGGATCACTCTGTCCGTGAAGGAGATAGCATGGTGTTCAACATTGGCGTTCCTGAAGGCGGCAAGAAGCTTCGACTACCGGTACGATTCAGATATAAATCACCAGTTTTCATTGAATTTCATCCCGCCGGTAAGAGGGGGCCTGATGCGTTTGCCGCGTtgtggctgctggagctggtcgACAACCAAGAGCGAGAATTCGACATTCCGCTATGGAAGTGCAACAATCCCTTACGACTATCTCAAAACTATATCACCGAGGAGAACTTTGCTTCTATCCCTGATTTGGATATTAAGGAGGTTGGACGCGTTCGATTCAGAGGTCGCTTTTCTGCTGGTACAGACATGGATCATATTAGGTTTGTTAGCGACAGCGACTCTCGGGAAACGATTGAAACTTGGGAGGCGTGTTATGCGGAGGGCGTACGACAGCAAGAAGTCCAGCCCGAAGTTCCCGAGTTGGTGCAGAAGCTGCATGATGAATCCTTAACGCAAGGCCGAGATGTACTTGCACATGCTGAcgagaaagacaaagatCGCTGGCTTGCAAAAGATGGTACTGATTGGACCGGAGCATTTGGCCAAGATCCGCAAGACTTGATGAACCAGCACATGTCCAGCGCGGACACTGAAGGTCACGAGCACTTTGAGATAGACACGGACgagaatgatgatgacgacgaagatggggATGGGGCTATCGGAATGAGAAGGACAGAAACGGACCCAACCTACGGCTCAGCACCGTCTGAAGGTAGCGAAGACCGCCATTCGTTGGAATCAGCAGGGACTAACACTTCAAGAAAGAGTAACGCCAGCACTGGGAGTAAGAACCCCATCAAGGCGTACAAGAAttacaaagagaagagccgTGATTTACACCGCAAGCAACGTGGGCTGATGCAGTGGCTTCCCATGCGCAATGCACGGTttgccaaagatgaagcCAAGTATGCAGTCCGTAAAGTCAAGAAGATGGGGGCCTTGAATGGGCGGACGCCAGATGTGGAATCTGAGATATAA
- a CDS encoding uncharacterized protein (EggNog:ENOG41), protein MAPPPFFAVISGVGSGTGAALARRFAKSYAVVLLSRKPSSYEPIVADIKASGGTAIGITADATDPAATDAAFAQIAKELPGSKLAAAVYNGGSGMARKPFLELTLENLDVSLQGAAKGLFIFAQKTLPLLLESVDSSPNPPSLLVTGATASVRGSAFFGTFAAGKFAQRALTQSLAREYGPKGVHVALAVIDGGIDTPWGKGVVFNNGVEDGKISPDAIAESYWHLHSQHRSAFTQELDIRPYVEKF, encoded by the exons atggcccctccccccttcttcGCAGTCATCTCCGGCGTAGGCTCCGGCACAGGCGCCGCCCTCGCCCGCCGCTTCGCCAAGTCCTACGCCgtcgtcctcctctcccGCAAGCCCTCCAGCTACGAGCCCATCGTCGCCGATATCAAGGCCAGCGGCGGCACCGCCATTGGCATCACCGCCGACGCCACCGACCCGGCCGCCACCGACGCCGCCTTCGCCCAAATCGCAAAGGAGCTGCCCGGATCGAAGCTCGCCGCGGCCGTGTacaacggcggcagcggaATGGCCCGGAAGCCGTTTTTGGAGCTGACGCTGGAGAATCTGGATGTTAGCCTTCAGGGCGCTGC CAAgggcctcttcatctttgctCAAAAGAcgctccctctcctccttgaGTCTGTCGACTCTTCTCCTAAccccccttctctcctcgTCACTGGCGCTACCGCCTCTGTCCGCGGTTCTGCCTTCTTCGGCACATTTGCCGCTGGTAAATTTGCCCAGCGTGCCCTCACCCAGTCTCTGGCGCGCGAGTATGGTCCCAAGGGCGTGCATGTGGCCCTGGCTGTCATTGATGGCGGCATCGATACACCCTGGGGCAAGGGTGTAGTTTTCAACAACGGTGTGGAGGATGGCAAGATCAGCCCTGATGCC ATTGCCGAGAGTTACTGGCACCTACACTCACAGCACAGATCTGCCTTCACTCAGGAGCTGGATATCCGCCCATATGTGGAAAAGTTTTAA
- a CDS encoding uncharacterized protein (EggNog:ENOG41): MAKEPVDGEAPPSYTPTAPAPPNGQTNPPSNIDITASFAHLAISSDPPTGIPSVDTCLAHLKLLHAIHSLKEDVGYTDGLWGLWDDRADKDADIIVDGALPSGVDLDRLSKDEKAKLALSRLREKRWAIFLARAVDRYEAWWNAISRTKEMLTEIDMMKTHGSRYIDFPTSGAPLPWSDDLIPPLDVVMVMHAHMLNPRAFLEDAIRTNMIEYWTAGMPWLPVNNAISTDFSYNANDEAQTNWVSRTGLNWANQDDPMTKSLRCPWCKGGLEVPWTTCGTKSESESAKGTIGNGYGDGNFSHECPSCHKTITKEVLSLSKFIQDSSLVLSKTVPMPGTILSVASGTPEIMPEPPYSLIYSRTFPNRMIQLELRSKILELINPDAKHPSMLSVRDIIEKTTRDGQAIRRIYGNYSRARRAALPREAKIATRKMMSRYWENFSPFALDLCGAVMRQGVFIDKMVKLDWLHSPAAKATMSRLLTKYDRFVDIMKRHPDKMAVPTLDVDLAWHTHQLTPRDYYDFTTKKTGKFIDHDDKIDENALSEAFEWTTKTYQSLYNEVYSECTCWYCEAVRESQSSKIGKLFNISSSQKLADSFHTSGSASLCPPDNSAHISAHNSVRTLDASMLGAHAQARQQQKLDEAYRKACKRAEKKGRTLPARDQYYDYNHWGYPYYMYGPFMYPIYFTPGLYYGWDPCYISSGQGAWANCAGGTCGNGNIAAGACGGPGGCSTANCGGGAGGCGTAGGCGGGGGCGGGGCGGGGGGGGCGGGGGC; encoded by the exons ATGGCCAAAGAACCAGTTGACGGCGAAGCGCCGCCGAGCTACACGCCCACAGCGCCGGCACCTCCCAACGGACAGACTAATCCACCCAGCAACATCGATATCACAGCCTCGTTTGCACACCTCGCCATCTCTTCTGATCCGCCAACCGGCATCCCCAGCGTTGACACCTGTCTCGCACATTTGAAACTCCTTCACGCCATCCACTCACTCAAGGAAGACGTGGGCTACACCGATGGCCTGTGGGGCCTCTGGGACGACCGCGCTGACAAGGACGCCGATATCATCGTCGACGGGGCGCTGCCATCGGGAGTAGATTTGGACAGGCTCAGCAAAGATGAAAAAGCCAAGCTGGCTCTCAGCCGTCTGCGCGAGAAGCGATGGGCCATCTTCCTTGCGCGTGCTGTTGACCGTTATGAAGCGTGGTGGAACGCGATTAGCAGAACGAAGGAGATGCTGACTGAGATCGACATGATGAAGACGCACGGCTCCAGATATATAGATTTCCCAACCAGTGGCGCACCATTGCCGTGGAGTGATGATTTGATTCCTCCATTGG ATGTTGTAATGGTCATGCACGCGCACATGTTAAACCCCAGGGCCTTCCTAGAAGACGCCATACGCACCAACATGATCGAGTATTGGACCGCCGGCATGCCATGGCTGCCCGTGAACAATGCCATCTCTACTGACTTTTCTTACAACGCGAATGATGAGGCGCAAACCAATTGGGTCTCACGGACAGGACTCAACTGGGCTAACCAGGATGACCCCATGACCAAGTCTCTTCGATGTCCATGGTGTAAAGGTGGCTTGGAGGTGCCATGGACAACTTGTGGAACAAAATCCGAGTCAGAAAG TGCAAAAGGCACCATTGGAAATGGATACGGCGACGGCAACTTCTCCCACGAATGCCCCAGCTGCCACAAAACCATCACCAAAGAggtcctttctctctcaaaaTTCATCCAGGACTCTTCTCTAGTGCTCAGCAAAACCGTTCCCATGCCCGGAACGATCCTCTCAGTGGCTTCCGGCACACCAGAGATCATGCCAGAGCCCCCATACTCCTTAATCTACTCCCGCACATTCCCCAACCGCATGATACAGCTTGAATTGCGCTCCAAGATCCTGGAACTCATCAACCCAGATGCCAAACACCCATCCATGCTAAGCGTGCGAGACATCATCGAGAAGACGACCAGAGACGGCCAGGCAATTCGCCGAATATACGGCAACTACAGCCGCGCAAGACGCGCCGCCTTACCGCGCGAGGCCAAGATAGCCACCCGCAAGATGATGAGCCGCTACTGGGAGAACTTTTCGCCCTTTGCGCTCGACCTCTGCGGCGCCGTCATGCGCCAGGGCGTCTTCATCGACAAAATGGTCAAGCTCGATTGGCTTCACAGCCCGGCCGCAAAGGCCACCATGAGCCGCCTCCTCACAAAATACGACCGCTTCGTCGACATCATGAAGAGACATCCAGACAAGATGGCCGTCCCCACGCTGGATGTAGACTTGGCCTGGCATACGCACCAGCTGACGCCAAGAGACTACTACGACTTTACGACTAAGAAGACGGGCAAGTTTATCGATCACGACGACAAGATTGACGAAAATGCATTGAGCGAGGCATTCGAGTGGACTACAAAGACCTACCAAAGCCTCTACAATGAAGTATACAGCGAATGCACATGCTGGTACTGTGAAG CCGTCCGCGAATCCCAATCCTCAAAAATAGGCAAACTCTTCAACATATCCTCCTCCCAAAAACTCGCCGACTCCTTCCACACCTCCGGCTCCGCCAGCCTCTGCCCGCCCGACAACTCGGCCCACATCTCGGCCCACAACTCGGTCAGGACGCTCGACGCCTCCATGCTCGGCGCGCACGCGCAGgcccggcagcagcagaagctcgACGAGGCCTACCGGAAGGCGTGCAAGCGcgcggagaagaagggcaggACCTTGCCGGCCAGGGATCAGTACTATGATTACAATCACTGGGGCTATCCTTATTACA TGTACGGCCCGTTCATGTATCCCATCTACTTCACCCCCGGCCTATACTACGGCTGGGATCCATGCTACATCTCCTCAGGACAGGGTGCCTGGGCAAACTGCGCCGGCGGAACTTGTGGCAACGGAAATATTGCCGCCGGTGCCTGCGGAGGTCCGGGAGGATGCTCTACC GCTAACTGCGGCGGAGGAGCCGGTGGATGCGGAACAGCCGGTGGTtgtggaggtggtggtgggtgtggaggaggaggatgtggtggaggaggaggaggcggaggatgcggcggcggtggtggatgtTGA
- a CDS encoding uncharacterized protein (EggNog:ENOG41) has translation MADTKLLQTHYSKSIHGSHILHFHNVLDAYGHLSFRHPTDSSLFFMACSIAPALIATEADLIEYRVSDGEPTNPNAAQGYIERYIHSEIYRRFPDINAVVHSHAESVIPFTISGVLLKPCYHMAGFLNPNGVPVHDSANDVVAPNVPDLLVRNTYMGEALARRFDGDNKVTLMRGHGYTVAAKSIELAVFYAIYTQKNAAIQSAAVGLIAAVGGSMRNLRLLNDDEARERTASVATTAKRAWELWVVEVSDSTLYPKH, from the coding sequence ATGGCTGACACCAAGCTGCTTCAGACCCACTACAGCAAGTCTATACACGGGAGCCACATCTTGCACTTTCACAATGTGCTCGATGCATACGGCCATCTGTCCTTCCGCCATCCCACAGActcgtctctcttttttatgGCATGTAGCATCGCACCAGCACTGATCGCTACCGAGGCAGATCTGATCGAATATCGCGTTTCAGACGGAGAGCCGACCAACCCCAACGCAGCGCAAGGCTACATTGAACGCTACATCCACTCCGAGATTTATCGCCGCTTTCCGGACATCAATGCCGTGGTGCACAGCCATGCCGAGTCGGTGATCCCCTTCACGATCTCGGGCGTACTGCTCAAACCGTGCTATCACATGGCCGGCTTTCTGAATCCTAATGGCGTGCCGGTCCACGACTCGGCCAACGATGTTGTCGCGCCCAATGTGCCGGATCTGCTGGTGCGCAATACGTACATGGGCGAAGCCTTGGCCAGGCGCTTTGACGGCGACAACAAAGTCACGCTGATGCGTGGCCACGGCTACACTGTTGCGGCCAAGTCCATCGAACTCGCCGTCTTCTATGCCATCTACACGCAGAAGAATGCTGCCATTCAAAGCGCCGCCGTTGGGCTAATTGCTGCCGTTGGTGGTTCTATGCGAAACTTGCGCTTGCtaaatgatgatgaggctCGGGAGCGCACTGCGTCTGTGGCTACGACGGCTAAACGTGCGTGGGAGCTGTGGGTGGTTGAAGTTTCCGATTCTACGCTGTACCCGAAGCACTGA
- a CDS encoding uncharacterized protein (EggNog:ENOG41~TransMembrane:12 (i61-83o103-122i127-145o151-171i191-213o219-239i292-315o344-364i385-405o411-436i448-470o476-498i)) — protein MADAVSKDHVEITAASKQLSMENEKAQSGPHVAHSRIVLIPHPSDDPRDPLNWTIFRKGRVLAALCLACFCGFTSALASQLEIGPLSTLYHQAPTAISYQNSSANAGMVIGGIFFYVLSFIFGRPSIFFWSLLGLIGSDLWSSYMTKDDQFNIFIVSRGFAGFFGTAVGVLGPRMLIDMFFLHQRGRAFTIFHFFFDFGTAAGPSLCSFVVQGAGNVQWAFWFIAIVTGFAALLVFLFVEDTTWDRTPGAINNPLPEGFIANRIATFLPGTRIVPRKSVGELARIASVPFKIAATPVSLMLGIFTLFSFGFSVAMNSLTPVWLQKPVKAGGYGFTPIQNALFQFSHWTGVALAFVYGQALADRLPLWLAARFNNGTWKPEYRLHALWLPALVCNCIGIGLFGYALQYHTSWGVLAFGSILVIYASMCITPITVNYLSECFTNNVEEAAIVLNTFRIAFGLSVAFYITPWVDAMGIGWTYGLMAFIMIFSWLFVLVLMWKGHQIRQIDPFGLISTEEGKHVLIDEESV, from the exons ATGGCCGACGCCGTCTCCAAAGACCATGTTGAGATCACAGCTGCTTCTAAACAGTTGTCTATGGAGAATGAGAAGGCTCAATCCGGCCCGCATGTTGCACACAGTCGCATCGTGCTGATCCCTCATCCTTCTGATGACCCCAGAGATCCATTG AATTGGACGATATTCAGAAAAGGCAGAGTGCTCGCCGCCCTCTGCTTGGCTTGCTTCTGCGGCTTCACAAGCGCACTCGCGTCGCAGCTCGAAATTGGCCCGCTCTCGACTCTCTATCATCAGGCTCCGACGGCCATTTCCTACCAGAATTCATCAGCCAATGCCGGTATGGTAATTGGTGGCATATTCTTCTATGTGCTATCCTTCATCTTCGGCCGCCCTTCAATCTTTTTCTGGTCGCTCCTCGGCCTCATTGGCTCAGATTTATGGTCTTCTTACATGACAAAAGACGACCAATTCAACATTTTCATAGTGTCGCGCGGTTTTGCTGGTTTCTTTGGCACCGCCGTGGGTGTGCTCGGTCCACGCATGCTCATTGATATGTTCTTCCTTCACCAACGTGGACGCGCATTTACCATCTtccacttcttcttcgactttGGCACCGCAGCCGGCCCCTCGCTTTGCTCCTTTGTCGTACAAGGTGCTGGCAACGTGCAGTGGGCTTTCTGGTTCATTGCTATCGTCACAGGCTTCGCGGCCCTTCTCGTCTTCCTGTTCGTCGAGGACACTACCTGGGATCGCACTCCTGGAGCAATTAACAACCCACTGCCCGAAGGCTTCATTGCCAATCGCATTGCGACTTTCTTACCCGGCACTCGTATCGTCCCCCGGAAGTCTGTCGGCGAGCTGGCCCGGATTGCCAGCGTCCCCTTCAAGATCGCTGCTACGCCTGTCAGTTTGATGCTTGGCATATTCACTCTATTCAGCTTTGGTTTCTCAGTTGCAATGAACTCGCTTACCCCTGTGTGGCTACAAAAGCCTGTCAAAGCTGGCGGGTATGGCTTTACGCCCATTCAAAACGCACTCT TCCAATTTTCACACTGGACCGGCGTAGCTCTCGCATTTGTTTACGGCCAGGCCCTTGCCGACCGCTTGCCATTATGGCTTGCAGCACGTTTTAACAATGGGACTTGGAAGCCAGAGTATCGCTTACACGCTCTGTGGCTTCCTGCGCTTGTATGTAATTGCATAGGCATCGGTCTGTTTGGCTATGCTTTGCAGTATCATACATCGTGGGGCGTACTAGCATTCGGATCCATCCTAGTTATCTACGCATCCATGTGTATTACGCCCATCACAGTCAATTATCTGTCTGAGTGCTTCACCAACAACGTTGAGGAGGCGGCCATCGTTCTCAACACATTCCGTATCGCCTTTGGTCTTTCTGTTGCGTTTTACATAACTCCTTGGGTCGATGCCATGGGCATTGGATGGACATATGGGCTGATGGCTTTCATCATGATCTTCAGCTGGCTCTTCGTCTTGGTGCTCATGTGGAAGGGTCATCAAATACGCCAAATTGACCCATTTGGCCTTATTTCGACCGAGGAAGGTAAACACGTCCTTATCGATGAAGAGTCAGTATAG